In the genome of Cryptomeria japonica chromosome 8, Sugi_1.0, whole genome shotgun sequence, one region contains:
- the LOC131052785 gene encoding uncharacterized protein LOC131052785, giving the protein MAFEGYKKSPSGEEENPFYKINTKDNGHGHGEIMNADEQEEKQWDDLILKMVDMSVDDAKMGRALKRQLDWALQKLGIERNNISSPKTNKVGEEKCEPNRQVLPKYSPPHMRRMDQPFVTYDNSLMNENRRWRDVHRDQSEERSEDERRNGDRGDDGTWNNTSRGNHVGNNGFGSNQNNRHNRGNNDSYGNANGGSRNNNNGNNSGGRNNGNNRNYDNNGGFNRGVMNNQNNHHVGRQPLIIERYK; this is encoded by the coding sequence ATGGCGTTTGAAGGATACAAAAAATCTCCTAGCGGAGAGGAAGAAAACCCTTTCTACAAAATAAATACAAAGGATAATGGACATGGTCATGGTGAGATCATGAATGCTGATGAACAAGAGGAAAAACAGTGGGATGATCTTATTCTTAAAATGGTTGATATGAGTGTCGATGATGCTAAGATGGGGAGGGCACTTAAAAGGCAGCTAGATTGGGCGTTACAGAAACTAGgaatagagagaaataatatttcaagcccCAAAACAAATAAAGTAGGAGAAGAGAAATGTGAACCAAACAGACAAGTACTTccaaaatatagtccccctcatatgaggagAATGGACCAGCCTTTTGTAACCTATGACAACTCATTGATGAATGAgaatagaagatggagggatgtgcatagggatcaaagtgaagagagGTCGGAGGATGAAAGAAGGAATGGAGATAGGGGAGATGATGGGACGTGGAATAACACAAGTAGGGGTAATCATGTAGGGAATAATGGGTTTGGGAGCAATCAAAATAATAgacataatagaggtaacaatgacaGTTATGGAAATGCCAATGGTGGAAGTAGGAACAATAATAATGGCAATAATAGTGGTGGTAGAAATAATGGGaacaatagaaattatgacaacaaTGGTGGATTTAATAGAGGAGttatgaacaatcaaaacaaccatCATGTTGGCAGACAGCCCTTAATCATCGAAAGATATAAATAg